In Acinetobacter pittii, one genomic interval encodes:
- a CDS encoding multidrug efflux RND transporter permease subunit, whose translation MLSRFFIYHPIFVSVIAITILIFGFFATLAMPVERYPNLAPPGVTVVANYRGAAADTVEESVTQILEQQIKGLDNLLYFTSHSESSGTSSIDIHFKIGTDIDKAQLQVQNRINSALNRLPEEVQRQGVNIWKTTGDMLLIVGLYDETGKTSNIDLSDYMVNHFEQPLSQLQGIGEVDVFGSSYAMRIWLNPNQLRNYQLVPSDIEKALEDYNTQIAAGSIGAMPSASDQNIYAKVKAGSRLKTIDDFKSVVVKANVDGSLVYLKDVARVELGAENYESINTLNGYPSAGLGISLSPDANAIETSALIKDKMAQLSQHLPAGYKVVYPRDNTPFIEESIKQVMITLLEAIVLVVIVMYLFLQNWRATLIPTITVPIVISGTFVVLYLFGMSINTLTLFALVLAIGLLVDDTIVVVENVERLMHEQQLSVREACLMSMQEISGALVGITLVLTAVFIPMAFFSGSTGMIYRQFSITLAAAMLLSLFVAMTITPAMCAVLLKKQHKKPKWGQMLELALEKVRSAFSFLSVRLTQFKVFSILLVVGIAVILFMIYRSLPTSFIPNEDQGLLAVPYSLHNSASMSQTEEVGRLVNNYFFEHEAKNINTVLVVNGQNFSGSGPNLGMAFVSLKHWNERKGEANTASAIRERAQAYLQKNLPAKVMVGMPPSVSGLGQSDALELWLRDVNGQGRDELIKQYKALEKESQNYSAFENLSPLVSEDKAEVFIQLDQNKAKMLGIDQQAIRSTLSTAWGGNYVGDFVERGRIKRIIMQGDAEFRSKPEDLAYWHVRNNSGGMLSLAHFAQSQWTGGPEALTRFMGLAAIQLEANVSSGFSSGQAMQQLSDMVGKQSGIDVAWSGLSLQEQQSSRQAIYLYLISILFIFLCLAALYESWKVPFIILLGLPLGITGTIIFAWIFKLPNDVYFQIALLTGIGLSCKNAILIVEFATQALKQGKSKIDAASEALKLRLRPILMTSLAFGAGVVPLIFATGAGAASRYEIGMSVFGSVVFGTLLVPLFTVFFFVVVHSLPSFQWSMSKLWLSRTLRFNDRIKRIIPPFKD comes from the coding sequence ATGCTCTCTCGATTTTTTATCTACCACCCTATCTTTGTTTCTGTCATTGCAATTACTATTCTTATTTTTGGTTTTTTTGCCACTTTAGCCATGCCGGTCGAACGCTATCCAAACCTTGCACCACCCGGTGTCACGGTCGTGGCGAACTACCGTGGTGCAGCTGCTGACACTGTAGAAGAAAGTGTGACCCAAATTTTAGAACAACAAATAAAGGGTCTGGATAATTTGCTGTACTTTACATCCCATAGTGAATCGTCCGGAACGAGCAGCATTGATATTCATTTTAAAATTGGCACAGATATCGATAAAGCACAGCTCCAAGTACAAAACCGAATTAATAGTGCCTTAAACCGTTTACCTGAGGAAGTTCAAAGACAAGGCGTAAACATATGGAAGACCACGGGCGATATGCTGCTGATTGTGGGGCTATATGATGAAACTGGTAAAACCAGCAATATTGATTTGTCTGATTATATGGTGAATCACTTTGAACAACCTTTAAGTCAATTACAAGGGATTGGTGAAGTTGATGTTTTTGGTTCAAGTTATGCCATGCGCATTTGGTTAAACCCAAATCAGCTTAGAAATTACCAACTTGTGCCGAGTGATATTGAAAAGGCCCTCGAAGATTATAATACCCAAATTGCTGCTGGTTCGATTGGTGCAATGCCCTCTGCTTCTGATCAAAATATTTATGCAAAAGTAAAAGCAGGTTCGCGCTTAAAAACAATTGATGACTTTAAATCGGTGGTGGTTAAAGCAAATGTTGACGGTAGTCTTGTTTATTTAAAAGATGTCGCGAGAGTCGAATTAGGGGCAGAAAATTACGAAAGCATTAATACACTTAATGGCTATCCGTCGGCAGGTTTAGGAATTTCTTTAAGCCCCGATGCCAATGCAATCGAGACTTCTGCTCTTATTAAAGACAAAATGGCTCAGCTTAGCCAACATTTACCAGCGGGATATAAAGTTGTTTATCCACGAGACAATACGCCATTTATCGAAGAATCTATTAAGCAGGTCATGATCACTTTGCTTGAAGCAATCGTACTTGTCGTTATTGTCATGTATCTCTTTTTGCAAAATTGGCGTGCAACTCTTATTCCAACCATTACCGTTCCGATCGTCATTAGTGGCACATTTGTAGTGTTATATCTCTTTGGGATGAGCATTAACACGCTTACGCTATTTGCACTGGTTTTAGCAATTGGATTATTGGTTGATGACACGATTGTAGTCGTGGAAAATGTTGAGCGGCTTATGCACGAACAACAGCTAAGTGTACGTGAAGCTTGTTTAATGTCGATGCAAGAGATTAGCGGCGCATTGGTAGGTATTACGTTGGTTTTAACCGCAGTATTTATCCCAATGGCTTTTTTTAGTGGTTCGACCGGTATGATTTACCGTCAGTTTTCTATTACATTAGCAGCAGCTATGTTGTTATCGCTATTTGTAGCCATGACCATTACGCCAGCAATGTGCGCAGTTCTATTAAAAAAACAGCATAAAAAACCGAAATGGGGACAAATGCTTGAGCTTGCTCTTGAAAAAGTCAGATCAGCTTTTAGTTTTTTATCGGTTCGCTTAACTCAATTTAAAGTATTTTCCATTCTATTGGTTGTGGGTATAGCGGTTATTTTATTTATGATTTACCGCAGTTTGCCTACAAGCTTTATTCCAAATGAAGATCAAGGACTGCTGGCTGTGCCTTATAGTTTGCATAACAGTGCTTCAATGAGCCAGACGGAAGAAGTTGGAAGACTCGTCAATAATTATTTTTTTGAACATGAAGCCAAAAATATTAATACCGTACTGGTCGTAAATGGGCAAAATTTTTCAGGGAGCGGTCCAAATTTGGGTATGGCCTTTGTTTCACTCAAACACTGGAATGAACGCAAAGGTGAAGCCAATACGGCGAGTGCTATTCGTGAACGTGCCCAAGCATATTTACAAAAGAACTTACCCGCTAAAGTCATGGTAGGAATGCCGCCAAGTGTATCTGGTTTAGGTCAGTCTGATGCTTTAGAGCTTTGGCTTAGAGATGTAAATGGTCAAGGGCGCGATGAATTAATTAAACAATATAAAGCCTTAGAAAAAGAATCTCAGAATTATTCAGCCTTTGAAAATCTAAGCCCTCTGGTAAGTGAAGATAAAGCCGAAGTATTTATTCAACTCGACCAAAATAAAGCCAAAATGTTAGGAATTGACCAACAAGCAATTCGTTCAACCCTTTCGACGGCTTGGGGTGGAAACTATGTGGGCGATTTTGTTGAACGAGGTCGAATTAAGAGAATCATTATGCAAGGCGATGCAGAGTTCCGTTCTAAACCCGAAGATTTAGCATATTGGCATGTGCGAAATAACTCAGGTGGCATGCTTTCTCTCGCCCATTTTGCGCAAAGTCAGTGGACAGGTGGCCCAGAAGCTCTTACCCGATTTATGGGACTAGCTGCCATTCAACTGGAAGCCAATGTAAGTTCAGGCTTTAGCTCAGGTCAGGCAATGCAACAGTTAAGTGATATGGTCGGTAAACAGTCTGGTATAGATGTCGCATGGAGCGGTCTTTCTTTACAAGAGCAACAATCTAGCCGCCAAGCGATCTATTTATATCTCATTTCTATTTTGTTTATTTTCTTATGTTTGGCTGCCTTGTATGAAAGCTGGAAAGTTCCTTTTATTATTTTATTAGGGCTTCCTCTAGGCATTACAGGCACTATTATTTTTGCTTGGATTTTTAAGTTACCTAACGATGTTTACTTTCAAATTGCCCTATTAACGGGTATTGGCTTATCTTGTAAAAATGCGATTCTCATTGTTGAGTTTGCGACTCAAGCACTCAAACAAGGAAAAAGTAAAATCGATGCGGCAAGTGAAGCTTTGAAACTGCGTTTACGTCCGATTTTGATGACATCTCTTGCCTTTGGTGCGGGTGTGGTTCCTTTAATTTTTGCAACTGGTGCAGGCGCTGCGAGTAGATATGAAATTGGAATGAGCGTATTCGGTAGTGTTGTGTTTGGTACACTACTGGTACCGCTATTTACTGTGTTCTTCTTTGTTGTGGTTCATAGTTTACCGAGTTTTCAGTGGTCAATGAGCAAACTATGGTTGAGCCGAACTTTGAGATTTAACGACCGTATAAAAAGGATAATACCTCCTTTTAAAGATTAA
- a CDS encoding phosphopantetheine-binding protein: MSEQLQIPASDIQLNDDLLMLGLDSVRLMTLVGKWQAYGAQVSFEDLAEQPTLEVWIDKLVA; the protein is encoded by the coding sequence GTGAGCGAACAGCTTCAGATTCCTGCATCAGACATTCAATTAAATGATGATTTGCTCATGCTTGGGCTTGATTCGGTACGACTCATGACATTAGTGGGTAAATGGCAAGCTTACGGCGCACAGGTGAGTTTTGAAGATTTGGCTGAACAACCAACCTTAGAAGTTTGGATTGATAAGCTAGTCGCTTAA
- a CDS encoding (2,3-dihydroxybenzoyl)adenylate synthase has protein sequence MTTQVYLDGAVPYPAEFAEIYRKKGYWLGQNLSDFLRESAQKYPENIAVYDGDKAVSYAQFDHLVDYCTSHLYQHGLRASDKAVVQMPNHYQFYILFFALIRLGALPVMSLPAHRYAELSSFFKQTQAKAYFCADFGAQKFDYRELAEKLQQTAPCLQHVFVLGNAGKFIAIQDLLKETSILDTAISPTTADQVAFLQLSGGSTGVPKLIPRTHDDYLYSVRESAKICRLNQSSRLLMVLPAAHNFSMSSAGSLGIFYSGGAVVLGTDPSPETAFSLIKKHAVTDACLVPALVRPWMDKAAKEQDSILSTLRCLQVGGARLPDAVASRLIDEFQVNLQQVFGMAEGLVNYTRFGMTKEQIVHTQGLKISQDDEILVLDDNDQPVDAGEVGHLLTRGPYTIRGYYQAPEHNARSFTPDGFYRTGDLVRIREDGCIVVEGRSKEQINRAGEKIATEEVEQALLTHPQIRLAALVAMPDEIMGEKSCAFVAWQAQSDDPSQIRLAMSVRQHLKDYGLATYKIPDRVEFIEQFPYTAFGKIDKKRLRQQLETNTNVLA, from the coding sequence ATGACAACACAGGTTTATCTGGATGGCGCCGTGCCATATCCAGCAGAGTTTGCTGAGATTTACCGTAAAAAAGGTTATTGGCTTGGGCAAAACTTGAGTGATTTCTTGCGTGAAAGTGCTCAAAAATACCCAGAAAATATTGCTGTATATGATGGGGATAAAGCCGTCAGTTACGCTCAGTTTGATCATTTAGTTGATTACTGTACCAGCCACTTATATCAACATGGACTAAGAGCGAGTGATAAAGCGGTTGTACAGATGCCGAATCACTATCAGTTCTATATTTTATTTTTTGCACTGATTCGGCTTGGTGCTTTACCTGTGATGTCTTTACCTGCACATCGCTATGCAGAACTCAGCAGTTTTTTTAAACAAACTCAAGCAAAAGCTTATTTCTGTGCTGATTTTGGAGCACAAAAATTTGACTACCGAGAACTTGCCGAAAAGCTTCAGCAAACTGCTCCTTGCTTACAACATGTATTTGTCCTTGGAAATGCCGGCAAATTTATAGCCATTCAAGATCTATTAAAAGAAACCAGTATTTTGGATACAGCGATTTCGCCTACTACGGCAGATCAGGTTGCTTTCTTACAACTTTCAGGTGGAAGTACTGGTGTTCCTAAACTGATTCCACGTACCCATGATGACTATCTATATAGCGTACGCGAAAGCGCAAAAATCTGCCGTCTCAATCAGTCATCGCGCTTACTCATGGTTTTACCCGCGGCACATAACTTTTCAATGAGTTCGGCTGGTTCTTTAGGCATTTTTTATTCGGGCGGAGCTGTGGTTTTAGGAACTGATCCAAGCCCTGAAACTGCTTTTTCATTAATCAAGAAACACGCCGTAACCGATGCCTGTTTAGTTCCTGCTTTGGTTCGACCTTGGATGGATAAAGCAGCGAAAGAACAAGATTCAATATTATCGACTTTACGTTGTTTGCAAGTCGGTGGAGCACGTTTACCCGATGCCGTTGCCTCACGCCTAATTGATGAATTTCAAGTCAATCTACAACAAGTCTTTGGTATGGCTGAAGGACTGGTGAACTACACCCGTTTTGGGATGACGAAAGAGCAAATCGTTCATACCCAAGGTTTAAAAATCTCACAAGATGATGAAATCTTGGTGCTGGATGATAACGATCAGCCAGTAGACGCTGGAGAAGTAGGGCATTTGCTGACTCGTGGGCCTTATACCATTCGCGGCTATTATCAAGCACCTGAGCACAATGCACGTTCTTTTACACCAGATGGTTTTTATCGAACAGGCGATTTAGTGCGTATCCGCGAAGATGGCTGCATTGTGGTAGAAGGGCGTTCAAAAGAACAAATCAATCGCGCTGGTGAAAAAATTGCGACTGAAGAGGTTGAACAAGCTTTATTAACTCATCCACAAATTCGCTTAGCAGCACTGGTCGCTATGCCTGATGAGATTATGGGGGAAAAAAGCTGTGCCTTTGTTGCATGGCAAGCACAAAGTGATGACCCAAGCCAAATTCGCCTTGCAATGTCAGTTCGTCAACATCTGAAAGACTATGGACTTGCTACCTACAAAATTCCCGATCGGGTCGAATTTATCGAGCAATTTCCATATACAGCCTTTGGAAAAATCGACAAAAAAAGATTACGTCAACAACTTGAAACTAACACCAATGTTCTTGCTTAA
- a CDS encoding isochorismate synthase has translation MSAQHPYFIQRENFTESRVALAQEILNCGNDAGFIFTTPEYTINSHQKLRDIQVAKNSLLKDWLDEARTQLQHAINDGYKDVKIMGGLPFCSAADVNLMLMKNAKIYQKVLYAQSDIDFGFLSLEKADYFPLGEHYQQQVEYLVQQMQAKKLDKAVLARILQLEFEQNIPVSDLFYNLAKHNPEGYNYAVARHPQSEGWFVGASPELLIAKQNTKIWSKPVAGTLARDDDPTVDQNNARALLASQKDQREHALVIEMIADELTPFCKQLQVPKQPSLIRTKRLWHLASHITGELKKADTHVFDLIERLHPTPAICGEPSPIAKELIQQLEPFNRELFAGTMGWADEQGNGEWSVTVRCARIYQNIARLFAGAGIVEASSPQAEHAETAAKFRTVLDGFQISPNQLPIQGPNT, from the coding sequence ATGTCGGCACAGCATCCGTATTTTATCCAACGAGAAAATTTTACTGAAAGCCGCGTTGCACTAGCGCAAGAAATTTTAAATTGTGGAAATGACGCAGGTTTTATTTTTACCACGCCAGAATACACCATCAATAGCCATCAAAAATTACGAGATATTCAGGTCGCTAAAAATAGCCTTTTAAAAGATTGGCTAGATGAAGCGCGAACTCAATTACAGCATGCAATAAATGACGGTTATAAAGACGTCAAAATTATGGGTGGACTACCATTTTGCTCGGCAGCCGATGTCAATTTAATGCTCATGAAAAATGCAAAAATCTATCAGAAAGTACTCTATGCACAATCTGATATTGATTTTGGTTTTTTATCTTTAGAAAAGGCGGATTATTTCCCTTTAGGTGAACATTACCAACAGCAAGTTGAGTATTTAGTTCAACAAATGCAAGCAAAAAAACTCGATAAAGCCGTACTTGCTCGTATTTTACAACTTGAATTTGAACAAAATATTCCTGTCTCGGACTTATTTTATAACTTAGCTAAGCATAATCCCGAAGGCTATAACTATGCAGTTGCGAGGCATCCTCAAAGTGAAGGGTGGTTTGTCGGTGCAAGCCCCGAACTCTTAATTGCAAAGCAAAATACAAAAATCTGGAGTAAACCGGTTGCCGGTACATTGGCTCGTGATGATGACCCAACCGTAGACCAAAACAATGCCAGAGCATTACTGGCTTCACAAAAAGATCAACGTGAACATGCTCTCGTCATCGAAATGATTGCCGATGAGCTCACACCTTTTTGCAAGCAATTACAAGTACCAAAACAACCATCCCTCATTCGTACCAAACGCCTCTGGCACTTGGCATCCCATATCACCGGCGAACTTAAGAAAGCCGATACTCATGTTTTTGACTTAATTGAACGCTTACACCCAACACCCGCAATTTGTGGAGAGCCTAGTCCAATTGCTAAAGAATTAATTCAACAACTTGAACCATTTAACCGTGAATTATTTGCAGGAACTATGGGCTGGGCAGATGAACAAGGTAATGGTGAATGGTCGGTGACTGTTCGCTGTGCCCGAATTTATCAAAATATTGCCCGTTTATTTGCTGGTGCAGGGATTGTGGAAGCTTCTAGTCCGCAAGCTGAACATGCTGAAACTGCCGCTAAATTTCGTACTGTACTGGATGGATTCCAGATTTCACCCAATCAATTGCCAATACAAGGACCAAATACATGA
- a CDS encoding SDR family oxidoreductase: MSSTIVVTGAARGIGAAIAKKLLQQGYQVIGIDRQENPEQWEITQKLQEREISRWQGFQQDITDQETTAKLINNILNKYSVTGLVNAAGVLIMRSMLEAKTEDWQTLFAVNVMAPIAISQQLAKHFCEKKQGSIVTISSNSSRMPRIQLGMYATTKAALSHYCRNLALEIAPHQVRLNIVSPGSTLTQMQQQLWTDNSPPPAVIDGDLSQYRTGIPLRKLAQPEDIANTVSFLLSDQAAQITMQEIVVDGGATLGV; this comes from the coding sequence ATGAGCTCTACCATCGTAGTCACAGGTGCTGCAAGAGGTATTGGAGCTGCTATTGCAAAAAAATTATTGCAGCAAGGGTATCAAGTGATTGGCATTGACCGACAGGAAAACCCAGAACAATGGGAAATCACTCAAAAGCTACAAGAACGTGAAATTTCACGTTGGCAAGGCTTTCAGCAAGATATTACTGATCAAGAAACAACAGCAAAACTCATTAACAATATTTTAAACAAATATAGCGTGACGGGTTTAGTGAATGCGGCGGGCGTTTTGATTATGCGTTCTATGCTTGAAGCAAAAACAGAAGACTGGCAAACACTTTTCGCAGTAAATGTCATGGCACCTATTGCGATTAGTCAACAACTGGCCAAGCATTTTTGTGAAAAAAAGCAGGGAAGTATTGTCACGATTAGCTCAAATAGTTCACGGATGCCACGTATACAACTTGGCATGTATGCAACTACAAAAGCTGCATTGAGCCATTACTGCCGTAATCTTGCGCTTGAAATTGCACCTCATCAAGTCAGGCTTAATATTGTTTCACCAGGCTCTACGCTAACTCAAATGCAGCAGCAGCTTTGGACAGATAATTCGCCTCCGCCTGCGGTAATCGATGGAGATTTAAGCCAATACCGTACAGGCATTCCCTTAAGGAAATTAGCCCAACCTGAAGATATTGCCAATACGGTGAGTTTTTTACTTTCTGATCAAGCTGCACAAATTACCATGCAAGAAATTGTGGTTGATGGAGGAGCCACTTTAGGCGTTTAA
- the fes gene encoding enterochelin esterase — protein sequence MKPFSQPLHPLFQQLNVGSEVWWNTVKKLGSPLVTLQKNKALCTFIWRSSELKESLFVYIDIYSQSPSIYQKWNRFSHIAGTNVYFFEIELPLAWTGSYVVVTASEEAPETDCAATRRSWWQKELKQNAQIDSFNQHQFYTGHLARYINQIQLENTKAFIGDCPITKTFQWSSRLCQQDYLVDIFISHQATQEDLPLVILLDGQIWSRELSILPEIQHLSNSNKIRPAVYVFVHSLNSQQRQQDYGCHDAFSQALVDELIEILLKEYSFISKTDITLCGQSLGGLCALHSTLLFPTIFTSLILQSGSYWWSDFSNSILGQKHKGNILELLQNLSHPLLKTTRIYISAGTYETDMRDDALQLYQQLQSFNQVSFHTFQGGHDAVNWRTDLLKALQKTLSL from the coding sequence ATGAAGCCATTTTCTCAACCCTTACATCCCCTATTTCAACAACTCAATGTTGGGAGTGAAGTCTGGTGGAATACCGTAAAAAAACTAGGTAGCCCGCTAGTCACCCTACAAAAAAATAAAGCGCTATGTACCTTTATTTGGCGTAGTTCTGAACTCAAAGAAAGCCTTTTTGTTTATATCGATATCTATTCACAAAGCCCTTCTATCTATCAAAAGTGGAATCGTTTTAGCCATATAGCTGGAACAAATGTGTACTTCTTTGAAATAGAGCTGCCCTTAGCTTGGACTGGTAGTTATGTTGTAGTGACCGCTAGTGAAGAAGCGCCAGAAACAGATTGTGCGGCAACACGACGCTCATGGTGGCAAAAGGAGCTTAAACAAAATGCTCAAATTGACTCATTTAATCAACATCAGTTTTATACGGGACATCTGGCCCGATACATCAATCAAATTCAACTCGAAAACACAAAAGCTTTCATAGGCGATTGCCCTATTACAAAGACATTTCAATGGTCAAGTCGCTTATGCCAACAGGACTATTTAGTCGACATTTTCATTAGTCATCAAGCAACTCAAGAAGACTTGCCACTCGTTATATTGCTTGATGGCCAAATCTGGAGTCGAGAGCTTTCAATTCTGCCCGAAATTCAACATTTGTCTAATTCAAATAAGATTCGTCCAGCAGTTTATGTTTTTGTTCATAGTTTAAATAGTCAACAACGCCAACAAGATTATGGCTGCCATGATGCATTTAGTCAGGCGTTGGTTGATGAACTCATTGAAATACTCTTAAAAGAATATTCTTTTATTTCCAAAACAGACATTACGTTATGTGGTCAAAGTTTAGGTGGTTTATGTGCTTTACATAGTACTTTGTTGTTCCCGACCATTTTTACTTCCCTGATTTTGCAGTCTGGATCTTATTGGTGGTCAGATTTTTCAAACAGTATTTTAGGGCAAAAACACAAAGGTAATATTTTAGAACTGCTTCAAAACCTATCTCATCCATTATTAAAAACAACTCGAATTTATATCAGTGCCGGCACGTATGAAACCGATATGCGGGACGATGCCCTTCAGCTTTATCAACAATTGCAATCATTCAATCAAGTGAGTTTTCACACTTTTCAGGGCGGACATGATGCCGTGAACTGGCGTACCGACTTGCTTAAGGCATTGCAAAAAACTCTTTCACTATAA
- a CDS encoding MbtH family protein has protein sequence MSNLQENYINPFDNESLSFQVLKNQQGEFSLWPAQHQVPSGWDVQHGPDTRASCIAYVEKHWVAINPFQQA, from the coding sequence ATGAGCAACTTACAGGAAAACTATATTAATCCTTTCGATAACGAAAGTTTGTCTTTTCAGGTTTTAAAAAATCAACAAGGTGAGTTCAGTTTATGGCCTGCTCAACATCAGGTGCCGTCGGGTTGGGATGTTCAGCATGGACCGGATACACGGGCTTCGTGTATTGCATATGTGGAAAAGCACTGGGTTGCGATTAACCCCTTTCAACAAGCGTAA